One segment of Pseudoalteromonas rubra DNA contains the following:
- the alr gene encoding alanine racemase: MRLATAEINLAALSYNLKQIKALAPGARVMAVLKANAYGHGLVKIAQHLNDADAFAVARIDEALALRAGGLTKPIVLLEGFFNRADLPILIANNFETIIHDENQLRAIESSQLDARLPVWLKVDTGMHRLGVEPEQFEAFYQRLKACENVDPKIKLMTHFSCADDVNNTQTPSQIAAFERLVQSKPEAKCLANSAGVIGWPQSHGDWIRPGLMMYGVSPMLNRVGTEHGLKPVMRLITRVIAIKTVAAGEKVGYGGRWQSNKQTQLAVVAMGYGDGYPRNAQDGTPVVIRDKRYGIVGAVSMDMITVDIGRNPDDIRVGDEVEMWGPTLPVEEVASCAGTIPYELLCNITPRVSYDYLAQTDQVD, encoded by the coding sequence ATGCGCCTGGCAACCGCCGAAATTAACCTCGCGGCATTAAGTTATAATTTAAAACAGATCAAGGCACTGGCTCCAGGTGCCCGGGTGATGGCCGTGCTTAAGGCCAATGCCTATGGCCATGGTTTGGTCAAGATTGCGCAGCATCTTAATGATGCTGATGCCTTTGCGGTTGCGCGCATTGATGAAGCGCTGGCGTTGCGTGCCGGTGGCCTGACTAAACCAATTGTGTTACTTGAGGGCTTCTTCAACCGTGCTGATTTGCCTATTCTGATCGCCAATAACTTTGAAACCATTATTCATGATGAAAACCAGTTGCGGGCCATTGAATCCAGTCAGCTGGACGCGCGTTTGCCGGTTTGGCTCAAGGTAGATACAGGCATGCACCGACTAGGTGTGGAGCCTGAGCAGTTTGAAGCGTTTTATCAGCGCCTTAAAGCCTGTGAGAATGTCGACCCCAAGATTAAGCTGATGACGCATTTCTCCTGTGCGGATGATGTCAATAATACACAAACACCAAGCCAGATTGCCGCATTTGAGCGGTTGGTTCAGAGTAAACCGGAAGCCAAGTGTCTGGCTAACTCTGCCGGGGTGATCGGCTGGCCTCAGTCTCATGGCGACTGGATCCGACCTGGTTTGATGATGTATGGCGTCTCACCGATGCTGAACCGGGTCGGCACAGAGCATGGCCTTAAACCTGTGATGCGCTTGATAACACGTGTGATCGCTATCAAAACAGTGGCTGCAGGAGAGAAAGTCGGGTATGGCGGTCGTTGGCAAAGCAATAAACAAACTCAACTTGCTGTCGTGGCCATGGGGTATGGTGATGGTTATCCGCGTAACGCGCAAGATGGTACACCTGTAGTTATAAGGGATAAACGCTATGGCATTGTTGGCGCAGTATCTATGGATATGATCACGGTGGACATAGGGAGAAACCCGGATGATATTCGCGTTGGCGACGAGGTTGAAATGTGGGGCCCTACACTGCCAGTTGAAGAAGTGGCATCGTGTGCAGGTACTATCCCCTATGAATTGCTATGCAATATCACACCTCGGGTGAGCTATGACTACCTTGCTCAGACAGACCAAGTAGACTGA
- a CDS encoding secondary thiamine-phosphate synthase enzyme YjbQ, with amino-acid sequence MSWHQTHITLRPRQRGFHLIDDEVLTQLPQLGYYKVGLLHLFIQHTSASLTINENADPTVRIDMESHFNHFVPERQSYYRHDYEGDDDMPAHIKSSTLGCEVTIPVSQGRLQLGTWQGIYLGEHRDQAGSRAIVATLHGQLLE; translated from the coding sequence ATGAGCTGGCATCAAACACACATCACACTCAGGCCGCGTCAACGCGGCTTTCATTTGATTGATGACGAAGTCCTGACCCAACTACCACAGCTGGGTTACTACAAAGTAGGCTTACTGCATTTGTTTATCCAGCATACATCTGCCAGTCTCACCATCAATGAAAATGCCGACCCCACCGTACGTATAGATATGGAAAGTCACTTCAACCACTTTGTACCTGAACGGCAGAGTTACTATCGCCATGATTACGAAGGGGACGATGACATGCCTGCGCACATTAAGTCGAGTACGCTGGGCTGCGAGGTCACGATCCCGGTAAGTCAGGGACGCCTGCAATTAGGCACATGGCAGGGGATCTATCTCGGGGAACACAGAGACCAGGCGGGCAGTCGCGCTATCGTCGCAACCTTGCATGGTCAGCTGCTGGAATAG
- a CDS encoding chemotaxis protein CheX — MNVEFINPFLSSLMNVLATMAQTELTPGKPKIKKDEVARGDVSGLIGMVGPQTKGSFSISFDEGLALTIMERMLGERPEKINEEVTDMVGEITNMVTGGAKNLLGEKGYEFDMATPIVVSGPGHTITHKCEGPKIIMPFTSDDGNANIEVSFDKL, encoded by the coding sequence ATGAATGTAGAATTCATCAACCCTTTTTTATCGTCTCTGATGAATGTACTGGCCACCATGGCACAAACAGAACTAACGCCTGGCAAGCCTAAGATTAAAAAAGATGAAGTGGCACGTGGCGACGTGTCCGGGTTGATTGGCATGGTGGGCCCACAGACCAAAGGCTCCTTTTCTATCAGCTTTGATGAAGGTCTGGCTCTGACCATTATGGAAAGAATGCTGGGCGAGCGTCCGGAGAAAATTAACGAAGAAGTCACTGATATGGTGGGTGAAATCACCAATATGGTCACCGGTGGCGCAAAAAATTTACTGGGCGAAAAAGGCTATGAGTTTGATATGGCCACCCCAATCGTGGTGTCCGGGCCTGGCCACACCATCACGCACAAGTGTGAAGGCCCTAAGATCATCATGCCGTTTACGTCAGATGACGGCAACGCCAACATAGAGGTGAGCTTCGATAAGCTATGA
- a CDS encoding transcriptional repressor, with translation MNIEQLVSKAKQVCDNRGARFTPIREKVFRLLAAKQGGVGAYDLLEELKLTESGAKPATVYRALDFLSELGFIHKIESTNAFMLCHHFDCIHPVQLLICDSCGHVQELHSNSISHELNNLAAEHGFLVKAQTIEAHGRCGKCNE, from the coding sequence ATGAATATAGAACAACTGGTAAGTAAAGCTAAGCAAGTTTGTGACAACCGGGGTGCACGTTTTACCCCTATCCGAGAGAAAGTTTTTCGCTTACTCGCTGCCAAACAAGGCGGCGTAGGCGCCTATGACCTGTTGGAAGAGCTCAAGCTGACCGAATCCGGGGCTAAGCCAGCAACTGTGTATCGCGCATTGGATTTTCTCTCAGAGCTCGGGTTTATTCACAAGATTGAAAGCACAAATGCATTTATGTTGTGCCATCACTTCGATTGTATTCACCCTGTGCAATTATTGATCTGCGATTCCTGTGGTCACGTACAAGAGCTGCATTCCAATTCCATTTCACATGAACTGAATAACCTGGCTGCCGAGCATGGCTTTCTTGTTAAAGCACAAACGATTGAAGCACACGGGCGTTGTGGAAAATGTAATGAGTAG
- a CDS encoding putative bifunctional diguanylate cyclase/phosphodiesterase — MTKLYSIDLKLWLTLSAFLFAALLAVALVQVHHDTQQESLLAITDATLKRDLSSLNLTIQQHLSHNELNEIRNTLIAYKQGQHYAQLALVDAQGIVLYSSTENYEGQHFSDTPLQIKPEALSQRLSPPYLMVEYTKHKHLFQAYSTYEQQSAVTASTPLPALIYAEYSIATQAQQLLEYTRMKTLSILAIASLLTALVLYFTRLFIHRPVSQLVALSERLSSFDFSEALETRGAGEFKHLADNLNRMAHSLQTGWQQTLQAEAEARRKTAILEGIFSALPDLFFIIDKQGTILEYHSGQTDDLYVPEAQFLGHKIEEFLPARTSRHFARAIQSIEQPGQLTQLEYTLPFDDGNRHFEARLSALPGSDSLVIAVRNITDKKRQEEIILHHAFYDTLTDLPNRFLVLDRLQQLIHDARRDKSLVGVGFIDLDDFKKVNDSMGHEVGDKVLIHSAQRLKSALREKDTVARLGGDEFIILLGDLKTSADIHPIATKLVKLFHAPFDIDGRAFNISLSLGIAIFPQDADTPNDLLRKADSAMYNAKQQGRNTYCLFTESMSNTLQRRLMLEESMQGALERGEFEVYYQPQLDLQARKVVGAEALLRWHSETMGPISPAEFIPLAEQTGFIIELGKFVLNSAASTLQQIHTQFNTSLRLAVNLSPRQFNDPELLSHVKHLIAHCALQPGTLELEITEGLLLSGDSTIKATLNTLQKMGVLISMDDFGTGYSSLNYLRQYPFDVLKIDQSFIADMHAGNESAYLVKNIITMAHGLGLKVIAEGIEDHEQLNRLVEFKCNIGQGYLIGQPMPEAAFQDWLEHNFSRPENIMNKSLSIQDY, encoded by the coding sequence GTGACCAAACTGTACTCCATTGACCTCAAGCTATGGCTTACACTCAGTGCTTTTTTATTTGCCGCCCTACTGGCAGTCGCTTTGGTACAAGTGCATCACGACACCCAGCAAGAAAGCTTACTGGCGATTACCGACGCGACATTAAAACGGGACCTTTCATCACTCAACCTGACCATCCAGCAGCACCTCTCCCACAATGAACTAAATGAAATCCGTAACACCCTGATTGCTTATAAACAAGGTCAGCACTACGCGCAACTTGCCCTGGTCGATGCGCAAGGCATTGTACTATATAGCAGTACAGAGAATTATGAGGGTCAGCATTTCAGCGATACCCCCTTACAGATCAAGCCAGAAGCGCTCAGCCAACGCCTCAGTCCGCCTTATTTAATGGTGGAATACACTAAACACAAACATCTGTTTCAGGCCTACAGCACCTATGAGCAACAAAGCGCCGTGACGGCGAGCACGCCACTGCCTGCCCTCATCTATGCTGAATATTCCATTGCCACTCAGGCACAACAACTACTGGAATACACGCGGATGAAAACGCTGTCTATCCTCGCTATCGCATCACTGTTAACCGCACTTGTGCTGTATTTCACCCGGCTGTTTATCCATCGCCCGGTCTCTCAACTGGTTGCGCTCAGTGAGCGACTGAGTAGCTTCGATTTCAGTGAAGCACTCGAAACACGAGGCGCTGGAGAATTTAAACACCTTGCTGACAACCTCAATCGAATGGCACACAGCCTGCAAACCGGATGGCAGCAAACACTTCAGGCTGAGGCTGAAGCCAGGCGCAAAACAGCAATACTGGAAGGTATTTTCTCGGCTCTTCCTGACTTGTTTTTTATCATCGATAAGCAAGGCACTATTTTAGAGTACCATAGTGGGCAAACCGACGACCTGTACGTACCAGAAGCCCAATTTCTGGGGCATAAAATTGAAGAGTTTTTACCCGCACGGACCTCCCGCCACTTTGCGCGTGCGATCCAAAGCATAGAACAGCCAGGACAACTAACACAGCTCGAGTACACCTTGCCCTTTGACGATGGCAACCGTCACTTTGAAGCACGTCTCAGTGCCCTGCCCGGTTCGGATTCACTGGTCATTGCCGTACGCAATATCACAGATAAAAAGCGCCAGGAAGAGATCATTCTTCACCATGCCTTTTACGACACATTGACAGACTTGCCCAATCGCTTTTTGGTGCTCGATCGTCTCCAGCAACTGATCCATGATGCCAGACGAGACAAGTCACTGGTTGGTGTTGGCTTTATTGACCTGGACGACTTTAAAAAAGTCAATGACTCGATGGGGCATGAAGTCGGTGATAAAGTCCTGATCCACTCAGCGCAGCGACTCAAATCGGCACTGCGAGAAAAAGACACTGTGGCTCGCTTAGGGGGCGATGAGTTCATCATTTTGCTGGGGGATCTGAAAACCAGTGCTGATATCCATCCTATTGCAACCAAGCTGGTTAAACTCTTTCATGCCCCATTCGACATTGACGGTCGCGCTTTTAATATTTCGCTGAGTCTGGGGATCGCGATTTTCCCTCAAGATGCCGACACCCCTAATGATCTGCTGCGTAAAGCCGACTCAGCCATGTATAACGCAAAGCAACAAGGTCGCAATACCTATTGCTTGTTCACTGAAAGCATGAGTAATACGCTACAGCGGCGATTGATGCTTGAAGAAAGCATGCAAGGTGCGCTAGAGCGAGGGGAGTTTGAAGTCTACTATCAGCCTCAACTTGACCTCCAGGCACGTAAAGTCGTCGGCGCAGAGGCATTGTTACGCTGGCACAGTGAAACCATGGGACCAATCTCACCCGCTGAGTTTATTCCATTGGCTGAGCAAACAGGCTTTATTATTGAATTGGGTAAGTTTGTTTTAAACTCAGCAGCCAGTACGTTGCAACAGATCCATACGCAGTTTAATACGTCATTGCGTTTGGCGGTCAACTTATCACCCCGCCAGTTTAACGATCCGGAACTGCTCAGCCATGTGAAACACCTGATAGCACATTGTGCTTTACAACCCGGTACTCTTGAACTGGAGATCACAGAAGGCTTGCTATTAAGCGGTGACAGTACTATTAAGGCCACCCTTAACACCCTGCAAAAAATGGGGGTCTTAATCTCAATGGATGACTTTGGTACCGGCTACTCTTCGTTGAACTATCTGCGCCAATACCCATTTGACGTATTAAAAATTGACCAGAGCTTCATCGCCGACATGCATGCAGGCAACGAATCAGCATATCTGGTCAAAAATATCATTACCATGGCGCATGGCCTGGGGCTCAAAGTGATTGCAGAAGGCATAGAAGATCACGAGCAGCTAAACCGCCTGGTAGAATTCAAGTGTAACATTGGACAGGGCTACCTGATCGGTCAGCCAATGCCTGAAGCGGCATTTCAGGATTGGCTTGAACACAACTTTTCCCGTCCTGAGAATATAATGAATAAATCCCTGTCGATACAAGACTATTAA
- a CDS encoding YbaK/EbsC family protein translates to MTSQDTKTLSKSAQRVQDAITSAGCEFTVLELPGSTRTAEESAHTIGCELGQIVKSLIFKGKESGKPVLLLVSGSNRVKEKVVAKHLGEKLVKADAEFTREVTGFAIGGIPPIGHLTLPVTYIDQDLLQYETIWAAAGTPHAVFSLPAAKLEPLTQGTVIAVKA, encoded by the coding sequence ATGACCAGCCAAGATACAAAGACATTGAGTAAAAGTGCTCAGCGGGTTCAGGATGCGATAACGTCTGCGGGGTGTGAATTTACCGTACTGGAATTGCCCGGCAGTACGCGCACGGCGGAGGAGTCGGCACACACCATAGGGTGTGAACTGGGGCAAATCGTAAAATCACTGATTTTTAAAGGCAAAGAAAGCGGTAAGCCAGTGTTGTTGTTGGTTAGTGGCAGCAACCGGGTAAAAGAAAAGGTTGTGGCAAAACATCTGGGAGAAAAGCTGGTAAAAGCCGATGCTGAATTTACCCGTGAGGTAACCGGGTTTGCCATTGGCGGTATTCCGCCCATCGGGCACCTTACCCTCCCTGTTACTTATATTGACCAGGACCTGCTGCAATACGAGACGATATGGGCTGCGGCTGGCACGCCACACGCTGTGTTTTCGTTGCCAGCGGCTAAACTGGAACCACTGACTCAGGGCACGGTGATTGCTGTAAAAGCCTGA
- a CDS encoding cupin domain-containing protein, with protein MSHATINFAEKLALFSEHWSPKVIAEMNDYQFKLVKLQGEFVWHDHPDTDEVFIVLSGEMHIAFRERTEHLKEGNMLVVPKGVEHKPYAEQECQVLIVEPKGVVNTGDADSSLTAQNDVWI; from the coding sequence ATGTCACACGCTACGATCAATTTTGCCGAAAAGCTGGCGCTATTTTCAGAGCACTGGAGCCCTAAAGTCATTGCTGAAATGAACGACTATCAGTTCAAACTGGTGAAACTTCAGGGCGAATTTGTCTGGCACGATCATCCCGATACCGACGAAGTGTTCATTGTGCTATCCGGTGAGATGCACATAGCCTTTCGGGAGCGCACAGAGCATCTGAAAGAAGGTAACATGCTGGTTGTGCCCAAGGGCGTAGAGCACAAACCCTATGCCGAGCAAGAGTGTCAGGTATTGATTGTCGAACCCAAAGGAGTCGTCAACACCGGAGATGCCGACAGCTCACTCACCGCACAAAACGATGTCTGGATCTAA
- the cysQ gene encoding 3'(2'),5'-bisphosphate nucleotidase CysQ, whose translation MNDTDLLEEIVNLARRAGDKILTIYAKDFNVEYKDDKSPVTDADLAANDVITAGLKALTPDLPILSEESAEISWQERQTWQRYWLVDPIDGTKEFIKKNGEFTVNIALIENGEPVMGVVHAPALNVSYFAANSIGAFKECDEARIELKVTRIANQGTIQVVGSRSHPSPDLAEYLTQFDDVNMVPKGSSLKLCLVAESAADVYPRLGPTSEWDTGAGHAVAKIAGATVTQLDGSPLLYNQKESYLNPYFVVSRLN comes from the coding sequence ATGAACGACACCGACTTACTCGAGGAGATAGTGAATCTGGCACGACGCGCCGGAGACAAGATCCTCACCATCTATGCCAAAGACTTTAACGTAGAGTACAAAGACGACAAAAGCCCGGTGACCGACGCCGACTTAGCCGCTAATGACGTGATCACAGCGGGTCTGAAAGCCCTTACCCCGGATTTACCGATCCTCAGTGAGGAAAGCGCAGAGATCAGCTGGCAGGAACGCCAGACCTGGCAACGTTACTGGCTGGTCGACCCCATCGACGGCACTAAGGAGTTTATTAAGAAAAACGGTGAGTTCACGGTCAACATCGCCTTAATTGAAAATGGCGAACCCGTCATGGGCGTGGTCCATGCACCGGCACTGAACGTGAGTTACTTCGCTGCCAACAGCATCGGTGCTTTTAAAGAGTGTGACGAAGCACGCATTGAGCTGAAAGTCACCCGTATAGCCAACCAGGGCACCATCCAGGTGGTTGGCTCACGCTCTCACCCATCACCTGATTTAGCTGAGTATCTCACACAGTTTGACGATGTGAACATGGTGCCAAAAGGCAGTTCATTAAAACTGTGTCTGGTCGCTGAAAGTGCTGCTGATGTCTACCCCCGTTTAGGCCCAACCAGTGAGTGGGATACCGGTGCAGGACACGCAGTCGCGAAAATCGCCGGTGCAACCGTTACCCAGCTGGACGGCAGCCCACTGCTATACAATCAAAAAGAGTCTTATCTGAACCCCTACTTTGTGGTTTCACGACTCAACTAA
- the cysC gene encoding adenylyl-sulfate kinase, with the protein MDTNIVWHNYAVNKTHRSEQKGHRPVILWFTGYSGSGKSTVANALESALQQLGAHTYLLDGDNVRHGLCKDLGFSDEDRVENIRRVGELSKLMVDAGLIVLTAFISPFQAERDMVRELVEEAEFIEVYLDTPLEVCEQRDPKGLYKKARAGEIKHFTGIDSDYEPPKNPEIRINTGENSLDQSVQQLVAYLQQREIIHL; encoded by the coding sequence ATGGATACGAATATTGTCTGGCATAACTATGCCGTAAATAAAACACATCGCAGCGAACAAAAAGGCCACCGTCCTGTTATTTTATGGTTTACTGGCTATTCTGGGTCGGGCAAAAGCACCGTCGCCAATGCACTAGAGAGTGCCCTGCAGCAACTTGGCGCACACACTTATTTACTCGATGGTGACAATGTGCGTCATGGTCTGTGTAAAGACCTCGGATTCAGCGACGAGGATAGAGTCGAAAACATTCGTCGTGTGGGTGAATTGAGTAAACTCATGGTCGATGCCGGCCTGATCGTACTCACCGCCTTTATCTCGCCCTTCCAGGCTGAGCGTGACATGGTTCGAGAGCTGGTTGAAGAGGCCGAGTTTATTGAAGTGTATCTGGATACACCGCTGGAGGTGTGTGAACAACGCGATCCAAAAGGGTTATATAAAAAAGCCCGTGCCGGTGAGATCAAACACTTTACTGGCATAGACTCTGACTATGAGCCACCAAAAAACCCGGAGATCCGCATTAATACCGGTGAAAATAGTCTGGACCAATCGGTGCAACAGCTGGTAGCGTATCTACAACAGCGCGAGATAATCCATCTGTAG
- a CDS encoding SLC13 family permease: MLEQIILTGIMLVLVACLFGTRLNPAWLFVGAISSAYLAGLIDLETMLVNYANPSLITLVLLVLVSIAIEKTTLVQYLARSLANGSLARSVMKLGLSTAFLSSFTNNTAVVASLISTIKDSKTHSPSKLLLPLSYTAILGGTLTLIGTSTNLIVNGFAIEAGMAPLGFFDFTLVGIGALGVGLVTIILLLKFLPDHGRKEEEVVPFYLEGKVTAGSKLIGRTVEENGLRDLRDLFLAEIIRGERRICAVTPQQEIQQGDVLLFVGDIKSVPLLRRFDGLQVVHDKHEKDAEHLVEVVISQSSKFLGKTLKEIRFREQFHAAVIAIRRGHDRLPGGLGQVKLQAGDSLILAPGGDFYQLPDLKREFVYISGLDLQTHLTQPQSNKVMAAFVAVLGLGIFDVVPLVKGLMVLLLGLVLFGSIKVSEMKRRFPIELLAIVGSAIGLAKLMIDTGLAGQISDALFYVLGDFGPYGAFIAIFVMTVVFTELITNNAAAALSFPVAYALAIGFGVNPLPFVMAVAFGASASFISPFGYQTNLMVYSAGNYRIKDYVTVGLPLSIIYSITVLTLIPLVFPF; this comes from the coding sequence CTGCTAGAGCAGATCATCTTAACAGGCATCATGCTCGTGCTGGTCGCGTGTCTTTTTGGCACGCGGCTCAACCCGGCCTGGTTATTTGTTGGCGCCATCAGCAGCGCTTACCTGGCTGGGCTCATCGATCTGGAAACCATGCTGGTCAATTATGCGAATCCATCGCTGATCACCCTGGTTTTACTGGTTTTGGTATCTATCGCCATCGAAAAAACCACCCTGGTACAATACCTGGCGCGCTCACTGGCCAACGGCTCGCTGGCACGCTCGGTAATGAAACTGGGATTATCCACGGCTTTTTTATCGTCTTTTACCAATAACACCGCCGTGGTGGCGTCTTTGATCAGTACTATCAAAGACAGTAAAACCCATTCACCGTCTAAGCTATTATTGCCATTGTCCTATACCGCTATCCTGGGGGGGACGCTGACCCTGATCGGCACGTCAACCAATTTAATCGTTAATGGTTTCGCCATTGAGGCCGGTATGGCGCCGTTGGGCTTTTTTGACTTTACGCTGGTCGGTATTGGCGCGCTGGGTGTGGGCCTGGTTACCATTATTCTATTACTGAAGTTTTTGCCCGATCACGGCCGCAAAGAAGAAGAGGTTGTGCCTTTTTATCTGGAAGGGAAAGTAACCGCAGGCTCGAAACTGATTGGCCGGACAGTCGAAGAAAACGGCCTGCGTGACCTGCGTGACTTGTTCCTCGCTGAGATCATCCGCGGCGAGCGTCGTATTTGTGCGGTCACACCACAACAGGAAATACAGCAGGGCGATGTTCTGCTGTTTGTCGGCGACATCAAATCTGTGCCTTTATTGCGCCGCTTCGACGGCTTGCAGGTGGTACATGACAAACACGAAAAAGACGCCGAACACTTGGTGGAAGTCGTGATCAGTCAGTCGTCTAAGTTTTTAGGCAAAACACTCAAAGAGATCCGCTTTCGCGAACAGTTTCATGCCGCGGTGATTGCCATTCGCCGTGGTCACGACCGCCTGCCTGGTGGCCTGGGTCAGGTCAAACTGCAGGCAGGAGATTCTTTGATCCTAGCCCCTGGCGGAGATTTTTATCAGCTACCCGACCTAAAACGCGAATTTGTTTATATCTCTGGCCTGGACCTGCAAACCCATTTAACGCAGCCACAATCGAATAAAGTGATGGCTGCCTTTGTTGCCGTGCTCGGTCTGGGTATCTTCGATGTTGTGCCTTTAGTCAAAGGCCTGATGGTTTTATTACTCGGACTGGTGCTGTTTGGCTCCATCAAAGTCAGCGAGATGAAGCGCCGCTTTCCCATTGAATTGCTTGCCATTGTCGGCAGTGCCATTGGCTTAGCTAAGCTGATGATAGACACAGGGTTAGCCGGGCAAATTTCCGATGCGCTGTTTTATGTACTGGGCGACTTTGGTCCGTATGGTGCCTTTATCGCCATTTTTGTGATGACGGTGGTGTTCACCGAATTGATCACCAACAATGCGGCCGCCGCGCTGTCATTTCCTGTGGCATACGCACTGGCGATTGGTTTTGGTGTGAACCCACTGCCATTTGTGATGGCAGTCGCCTTTGGCGCATCGGCCAGTTTTATTTCCCCTTTTGGCTATCAGACTAATCTGATGGTATACAGTGCAGGTAATTACCGGATCAAAGACTATGTGACCGTCGGCCTGCCGCTCTCAATTATTTACTCGATCACTGTGCTGACGCTGATCCCCTTGGTTTTCCCGTTTTAG
- the cysN gene encoding sulfate adenylyltransferase subunit CysN — MSTANEVKELGIETYLSRQQDKSLLRMMTCGSVDDGKSTLIGRLLHDSHQIYEDQLAALHKDNEKVGNAGEELDLALLVDGLQAEREQGITIDVAYRYFSTAKRKFIIADTPGHEQYTRNMVTGASTSDLAIILVDARYGVQIQTKRHSFICDSLGIKQFVVAINKMDIVDFDEAVFEKIKADYLKFAEQLDVNDIKFVPISALKGDNVVTRSEHTPYYTDQPLMALLEDSPAAEPNSAFEARFPVQYVVRPNLDFRGFQGTLTSGALTVGQAIKILPSGKTSTIKELVTFDGNLEQAETGQALTITLNDEVDVSRGDVIVPADSSTKATNLIQAKLVWMHEAPLVLGKTYNFKLGAKSTAAIVKQIDHTIDVNTLEHGKADSLQLNEIAIVTLELTETIAADVYRDNHETGAFILIDRLSNLTVGAGMIDAILDEQVSENQQFSEFELELNALVRKHFPHWQALDLSKLK, encoded by the coding sequence ATGTCTACCGCAAATGAAGTAAAAGAACTGGGGATTGAAACCTACTTATCACGCCAACAGGACAAAAGCCTGTTACGCATGATGACCTGCGGCAGTGTAGACGATGGTAAATCCACCCTGATCGGTCGCTTGCTGCACGACAGCCACCAAATCTATGAAGATCAGTTGGCGGCGCTGCACAAAGACAACGAAAAAGTAGGTAACGCTGGTGAAGAGCTGGATCTGGCGTTGCTGGTTGATGGTTTGCAGGCAGAACGAGAACAAGGGATCACCATTGATGTGGCGTATCGCTATTTCTCCACTGCGAAGCGCAAGTTCATCATCGCCGATACACCGGGACACGAACAGTATACCCGTAACATGGTGACGGGTGCTTCAACCAGTGATCTGGCGATTATTCTGGTGGATGCCCGCTATGGTGTACAGATCCAGACCAAACGCCACAGCTTTATCTGTGACTCACTGGGTATCAAGCAATTTGTTGTGGCCATCAACAAAATGGACATCGTTGACTTTGATGAAGCCGTGTTCGAGAAAATCAAAGCCGATTACCTGAAGTTTGCTGAGCAATTGGACGTCAATGACATCAAGTTTGTGCCTATTTCGGCTCTTAAAGGTGACAATGTTGTGACTCGCTCTGAGCACACGCCTTACTACACAGATCAGCCACTGATGGCGCTACTGGAAGACTCTCCGGCTGCTGAACCAAACAGTGCATTTGAAGCCCGCTTCCCGGTGCAGTATGTAGTACGCCCTAATCTGGACTTCCGTGGTTTTCAGGGCACGTTGACCTCTGGCGCGCTAACTGTTGGTCAGGCGATTAAGATTTTACCTTCGGGTAAAACCAGCACCATCAAAGAATTGGTGACGTTCGACGGTAACCTCGAGCAAGCTGAAACCGGCCAGGCACTGACCATCACTTTGAATGACGAAGTGGATGTCAGTCGTGGTGATGTAATTGTCCCGGCAGACTCATCGACTAAGGCAACCAACCTGATCCAGGCCAAGCTGGTATGGATGCACGAGGCGCCTCTGGTGCTAGGCAAAACGTACAACTTCAAGCTGGGCGCGAAGAGTACGGCTGCCATCGTGAAGCAGATTGATCACACCATTGACGTCAATACTCTGGAGCATGGCAAGGCTGACAGTCTACAACTGAACGAAATTGCAATCGTTACACTTGAGCTGACGGAAACCATCGCTGCCGATGTGTATCGTGATAACCACGAAACAGGTGCCTTTATCCTGATTGACCGTCTGAGCAACCTGACCGTAGGCGCAGGCATGATCGATGCCATTCTGGATGAGCAAGTTAGTGAAAATCAGCAATTCAGCGAATTTGAGCTGGAGCTGAATGCCTTGGTTCGCAAGCACTTCCCACACTGGCAAGCGCTTGATTTAAGCAAGCTGAAGTAA